One window from the genome of Cytophagales bacterium encodes:
- a CDS encoding glycosyltransferase family 4 protein, protein MTLLWLVSKYPNALNPMDGAFHIDIAEGLAKKGVEMNIIAPVPYIPPFIPALSKKIKTYKKLPYYECRSDIGIYRPRYFGYYKHLYYGAVHKFIYFAVKKIFDRKPDLIHAHFAYPLGMAALQLSRFWNVPYMLTLHRNDVNEYPFYNKRSHNRFKKAILGADEVISVSKPLSERTESLTGRRPKIISIGINLANYENLPNKLVSREKLKLPSGKFIVLYAGHFIKRKGIIELVEAIKTIKRLTPNHPASPPPTGPALREAGGAGRGELSGIFSGFGPLTDVIVSASDVISTRLTPHHMIPLLMSAADLLVLPSYDEGMPTVLIEAGAAYLPVIGSAVGGITDLLADGRGLLVEPGSVKAIVEAINNVRSDYQSALQRAGKLKKYVEKHYNVDKNAEIIINEYKNIIQND, encoded by the coding sequence ATGACCCTTTTATGGTTAGTCTCCAAATATCCCAATGCACTAAATCCTATGGATGGAGCATTTCACATCGATATTGCTGAAGGGTTGGCAAAAAAGGGCGTTGAGATGAACATTATAGCTCCGGTTCCTTATATTCCACCTTTCATCCCTGCTTTGTCAAAAAAAATAAAAACATATAAGAAATTGCCTTATTATGAATGCCGGTCAGACATCGGGATTTACCGCCCAAGATATTTTGGCTATTACAAACATTTATACTATGGGGCTGTACATAAGTTTATATATTTTGCGGTAAAAAAAATCTTTGACAGAAAGCCCGACTTGATCCATGCCCATTTTGCATATCCTTTAGGTATGGCAGCGCTTCAACTTTCACGATTTTGGAATGTACCCTATATGCTTACATTACATAGGAATGATGTTAACGAATATCCATTTTATAATAAACGCTCGCACAACAGGTTCAAAAAGGCCATACTTGGCGCTGATGAAGTGATCTCGGTTAGCAAGCCTTTATCCGAACGAACAGAATCTTTAACAGGCAGAAGGCCAAAAATTATCTCAATTGGTATAAATTTAGCCAATTACGAAAATTTGCCAAATAAGTTAGTATCAAGAGAAAAATTGAAATTACCTTCTGGTAAATTTATCGTATTGTATGCCGGGCATTTTATAAAGAGAAAAGGTATAATTGAATTGGTTGAAGCGATCAAAACCATTAAGCGCCTCACCCCTAACCATCCTGCCAGCCCCCCTCCCACAGGGCCAGCATTACGGGAGGCAGGGGGAGCTGGTAGAGGGGAGCTTTCAGGTATTTTTAGCGGCTTTGGCCCCTTAACAGATGTGATAGTTTCGGCTTCTGATGTGATTTCAACCAGGCTTACTCCACACCACATGATCCCATTATTAATGTCAGCAGCCGATCTGCTCGTCTTACCTTCCTATGACGAAGGAATGCCTACGGTTTTAATAGAAGCCGGAGCTGCGTATCTTCCGGTTATAGGTAGCGCTGTTGGAGGGATAACGGATCTATTAGCTGATGGAAGGGGGTTGCTCGTAGAGCCTGGTTCTGTAAAAGCCATTGTTGAAGCAATCAATAACGTTAGATCAGATTATCAAAGCGCTTTGCAGCGTGCTGGAAAGTTAAAAAAATATGTGGAAAAACATTATAATGTAGATAAA